Proteins from a genomic interval of Caulobacter sp. SL161:
- the phhA gene encoding phenylalanine 4-monooxygenase: MSGDGLSNGPPPGARPDWTIDQGWETYTQAEHDVWITLYERQTDMLHGRACDEFLRGLDALDLHRSGIPDFARINEELKRLTGWTVVAVPGLVPDDVFFDHLANRRFPAGQFIRKPHELDYLQEPDIFHDVFGHVPMLTDPVFADYMQAYGEGGRRALGLGRLANLARLYWYTVEFGLMNTPSGLRIYGAGIVSSRTESIFGLDDPSPNRIGFDLERVMRTLYRIDDFQQVYFVIDSIQTLQEVTLRDFGAIYERLASATDIGVAEIVPGDAVLTRGTQAYATAGGRLAGAAAG; encoded by the coding sequence ATGAGCGGAGATGGCCTGAGCAACGGACCGCCCCCCGGCGCGCGTCCCGACTGGACGATCGATCAGGGCTGGGAAACCTACACCCAGGCCGAGCATGACGTCTGGATCACCCTGTACGAACGGCAGACCGACATGCTGCACGGCCGTGCGTGCGATGAGTTCCTGCGGGGACTGGACGCGCTGGACCTGCACCGCTCGGGCATTCCGGACTTCGCCCGCATCAACGAGGAGCTGAAGCGCCTGACTGGGTGGACGGTGGTGGCCGTGCCGGGCCTGGTGCCCGACGACGTCTTCTTCGATCACCTCGCCAATCGACGCTTTCCCGCCGGCCAGTTCATCCGCAAGCCGCATGAGCTGGACTACCTGCAGGAACCCGACATCTTCCACGATGTATTCGGCCATGTACCGATGCTGACCGACCCGGTCTTCGCAGACTATATGCAAGCTTATGGCGAAGGCGGCCGCCGCGCCCTGGGCCTGGGTCGCCTGGCCAATCTCGCACGGCTCTACTGGTACACGGTGGAGTTCGGCCTCATGAACACCCCCTCAGGCCTTCGGATCTATGGCGCGGGCATCGTGTCTTCGCGCACCGAGTCGATCTTCGGCCTCGATGACCCCTCCCCCAACCGGATCGGTTTCGACCTGGAGCGGGTGATGCGTACGCTCTATCGGATCGACGACTTCCAGCAGGTCTATTTCGTGATCGACTCGATCCAGACCCTGCAAGAGGTGACCCTTCGCGACTTCGGCGCGATCTACGAGCGGCTGGCCAGCGCCACCGATATCGGCGTCGCCGAGATCGTTCCCGGCGACGCCGTGCTGACGCGCGGCACCCAGGCCTACGCCACGGCCGGCGGTCGGTTGGCCGGCGCCGCGGCGGGCTGA
- the hspQ gene encoding heat shock protein HspQ translates to MNSRLAKFAIGQVVRHRIFPFRGVVFDVDPVFANTEEWWQSIPEDIRPTKDQPFYHLLAENEDNSYVAYVSEQNLLPDDSGEPIGHPQTAVIFESFDHGLYKLRPRISH, encoded by the coding sequence ATGAATTCTCGTCTCGCCAAATTCGCGATCGGACAGGTCGTCAGGCACCGGATCTTCCCCTTCAGAGGGGTGGTGTTCGACGTCGATCCGGTTTTCGCCAACACCGAGGAATGGTGGCAGTCCATCCCGGAGGATATCCGGCCGACCAAGGACCAGCCGTTCTATCATCTGTTGGCCGAGAACGAGGACAACAGCTACGTGGCCTATGTCTCGGAACAGAACCTGCTGCCCGACGACAGCGGCGAGCCCATCGGGCATCCGCAGACGGCGGTGATCTTCGAGTCGTTCGATCACGGGCTCTACAAGCTGCGTCCGCGAATCTCGCACTGA
- a CDS encoding Ppx/GppA phosphatase family protein: MSEAPRAPGAPSGRRRRSPEETSCYAALDLGTNNCRLLVATPSPRGFRVVEAYSRIVRLGEGLSQSGQLSDAAMERSLAALKVCAEKIRRRKAIRVKAVATQACRGATNGPDFVRRVHEETGLKLQIISPREEAQLSVAGCMSLFDRQQDAALVVDVGGGSTELSWVDLKGGGLDAKPRQFAAWKLPIKAWLSIPVGVVTLAERFPEGEQANPVWFRAMVDDVKARIETFPHAEPMRKVFAEGRAHLVGTSGAITSLAGLHLGLARYDRNVVDGLWMNRTDCDAAADRLLALTSSERAAEPCIGADRADLVLAGAAILQAVQELWPCSRVRVADRGLREGLLLSLMSDQQRRPRRRRRGGASKKSEAA; the protein is encoded by the coding sequence ATGTCGGAGGCGCCGCGCGCGCCCGGCGCGCCGAGTGGGCGGCGCCGGCGGTCGCCGGAGGAGACGTCGTGCTATGCGGCGCTCGATCTGGGGACCAACAACTGCCGCCTTTTGGTGGCCACGCCGAGCCCGCGCGGATTCCGCGTGGTCGAGGCGTATTCCCGCATCGTGCGTCTGGGCGAGGGGCTGTCGCAGAGCGGCCAGCTGTCGGACGCCGCCATGGAGCGCTCGCTGGCGGCGCTGAAGGTCTGCGCCGAGAAGATCCGTCGCCGTAAGGCGATCCGCGTCAAGGCGGTGGCGACCCAGGCCTGTCGCGGCGCGACCAACGGCCCTGACTTCGTGCGACGGGTTCACGAGGAAACTGGGCTTAAGCTGCAGATCATCAGCCCGCGCGAGGAGGCCCAGCTATCCGTCGCCGGGTGTATGAGCCTGTTTGATCGCCAGCAGGACGCGGCGTTGGTCGTCGATGTCGGCGGCGGCTCGACGGAGCTGTCCTGGGTGGACCTGAAGGGCGGTGGCCTCGACGCCAAGCCCCGTCAGTTCGCGGCCTGGAAGCTGCCGATCAAGGCCTGGCTGTCGATCCCCGTCGGTGTGGTGACCCTGGCCGAGCGCTTTCCGGAGGGCGAGCAGGCCAACCCCGTCTGGTTCCGCGCCATGGTCGATGACGTGAAGGCCCGGATCGAGACCTTCCCGCACGCTGAGCCGATGCGGAAGGTCTTCGCGGAGGGCAGGGCGCATCTGGTCGGGACGTCCGGCGCCATCACCAGCCTCGCGGGCCTGCACCTGGGCTTGGCGCGCTATGACCGTAACGTGGTCGACGGACTCTGGATGAACCGGACGGACTGTGACGCGGCGGCGGATCGCTTGCTGGCCCTGACCTCGTCGGAGCGCGCGGCGGAGCCCTGCATCGGGGCCGACCGCGCGGACCTCGTATTGGCCGGCGCGGCGATCCTTCAGGCCGTGCAGGAGCTCTGGCCATGTTCGCGCGTGCGTGTGGCCGATCGAGGGCTTAGAGAGGGGCTGTTGTTGTCCCTGATGTCCGATCAGCAGCGGCGCCCTCGTCGGCGTCGTCGCGGCGGCGCCTCCAAGAAGTCTGAAGCCGCATGA
- a CDS encoding RlmE family RNA methyltransferase, which produces MSDEEPPRKRMVKPPAGGNEGGRGKPARLKTAYGRTPSQQAWLERQINDPFSAKARALGYRSRAAFKISEIDDKFHFFRKGAKVIDLGCAPGGWLQIAVERGVTTLAGIDLLPVDPVAPAHLLEMDFTADGAPAKLLELLGGEPDLVMSDMAPNTVGHRETDHLRIVGLIEIAAEFAIDVLKPGGAFVAKAFQGGETAEIIGKLKRHFDKVQHFKPKASRQDSSEVFLVATGFKGR; this is translated from the coding sequence ATGAGTGACGAAGAGCCGCCCCGCAAGCGCATGGTCAAGCCGCCGGCCGGCGGCAATGAAGGCGGACGCGGCAAGCCCGCGCGCCTGAAGACCGCCTACGGCCGCACCCCCAGCCAGCAGGCCTGGCTGGAGCGCCAGATCAATGACCCGTTCTCGGCCAAGGCCCGGGCGCTGGGCTATCGCAGCCGAGCGGCGTTCAAGATCAGCGAGATCGACGACAAGTTTCACTTCTTCCGCAAGGGCGCGAAGGTCATCGACCTGGGTTGCGCGCCGGGCGGCTGGCTGCAGATCGCCGTCGAACGCGGCGTGACGACCCTGGCGGGGATCGACCTCCTGCCGGTCGACCCCGTGGCGCCCGCTCACCTGCTGGAGATGGACTTCACCGCCGACGGCGCGCCCGCGAAGCTTCTGGAGTTGCTGGGCGGCGAACCTGATCTCGTCATGTCCGACATGGCGCCCAACACCGTGGGCCACCGCGAGACCGACCACCTGCGGATCGTCGGCCTGATCGAGATCGCCGCCGAGTTCGCCATCGATGTCTTGAAGCCCGGCGGCGCGTTCGTCGCCAAGGCGTTCCAGGGCGGCGAGACGGCCGAGATCATCGGCAAGCTCAAGCGCCATTTCGACAAGGTCCAGCACTTCAAGCCCAAGGCCAGCCGGCAGGACAGCTCGGAGGTCTTCCTGGTCGCGACGGGATTTAAAGGGCGGTGA
- a CDS encoding potassium channel family protein: MRQGERVIGGLIARPFRNLAFAVAFVLAVAGTAVLAYMRAGWSFGDALYMVTLTIFTVGYGEVRPVDTDDLRAVTMATMVFGCTGVIIVTGALVQALTQSQLEHFFGKRVERDIEKLDGHIVICGFGRIGLMLASELAAAGERFVVVERDEARCDEARELGYLCRHADATDEDVLRAMHVERAKVLATVLPDDAANVFITLSARSLNPTIEIIARGERPTTERKLVQAGADKVVMPAHIGAERIAEMILYPRLAGFLKEARAPAAQQSEALAQLGLDLGLVTAPASFAARRVTVGDFERRGGVLVVRIERANGTLIEKPKADELISAGDGLAVLSKLGRLGLDAITD; this comes from the coding sequence GTGAGGCAAGGGGAGCGCGTGATCGGCGGGCTGATCGCGCGGCCCTTCCGCAACCTGGCCTTCGCCGTGGCGTTCGTTCTCGCCGTCGCGGGCACGGCGGTTCTGGCCTATATGCGCGCCGGCTGGTCGTTCGGCGACGCGCTCTACATGGTCACCCTGACCATCTTCACGGTGGGCTATGGCGAAGTTCGCCCCGTCGACACCGACGACTTGCGCGCCGTCACGATGGCCACGATGGTGTTCGGGTGCACCGGCGTCATCATCGTCACCGGCGCGCTGGTGCAGGCGCTGACCCAGTCTCAGTTGGAACACTTCTTCGGAAAACGCGTGGAACGGGACATCGAGAAACTCGACGGGCACATCGTGATCTGCGGTTTCGGCCGTATCGGGCTGATGCTCGCCAGCGAGCTTGCCGCCGCCGGAGAGCGCTTCGTCGTGGTCGAGCGTGATGAGGCGCGATGCGACGAGGCGCGGGAGCTTGGCTACCTCTGCCGGCACGCCGACGCCACCGACGAGGACGTGCTGCGGGCCATGCATGTCGAGCGGGCCAAGGTGCTGGCCACCGTGCTGCCGGATGACGCGGCCAACGTCTTCATCACCCTGTCGGCGCGCAGCCTCAATCCGACGATCGAGATCATCGCGCGGGGCGAGCGACCCACGACCGAGCGAAAGCTGGTTCAGGCCGGCGCCGACAAGGTGGTGATGCCGGCCCATATCGGCGCCGAGCGCATCGCCGAGATGATCCTTTATCCGCGCCTCGCCGGCTTCCTGAAGGAAGCCCGCGCGCCGGCCGCCCAGCAGAGCGAGGCCTTGGCGCAGTTGGGATTGGACCTTGGATTGGTCACCGCGCCGGCCTCCTTCGCCGCGCGACGGGTCACGGTCGGCGACTTTGAACGGCGAGGCGGCGTATTGGTCGTGCGCATCGAACGCGCCAACGGGACCTTGATCGAAAAGCCCAAGGCGGATGAGCTCATCAGCGCCGGAGACGGTCTGGCGGTCCTTTCCAAGTTGGGGCGGCTGGGCCTGGACGCCATCACCGACTGA
- the guaB gene encoding IMP dehydrogenase: MEIREGLTFDDVLLEPAASDVMPTQVTTETRFTREISLNIPLVSAAMDTVTESRLAIAMAQAGGMGVLHRNLTNEEQADQVREVKRYESGMVINPLTIHPDTTLAEIREIKARRKISGFPVVERGSGKLVGILTNRDMRFEGDANVPASQLMTRENLITVSEGVDHREARELLRKHKIERLIVVDDAYRAVGLITVKDIEKAQAHPLAAKDDKGRLLVGAASTVGDAGFERSMALVDAGVDVVVIDTAHGHSSQVAAAVTRLKREANRVQIVAGNIATYDAARALIDAGADAVKVGIGPGSICTTRIVAGVGVPQLTAIMEAVRAAKDSNTPVIADGGIKYSGDLAKAIAAGASTAMMGSMFAGTEEAPGEVFLYQGRSYKSYRGMGSVGAMARGSADRYFQKEVTDNFKLVPEGIEGQTPFKGPISPVLHQLVGGLRAAMGYLGAPTIPELQKRARFVRITGAGLRESHVHDVMITREAPNYPSAV, from the coding sequence ATGGAGATTCGCGAAGGGCTCACCTTCGACGACGTTTTGCTCGAACCCGCAGCGTCCGACGTCATGCCCACCCAGGTGACGACCGAGACCCGGTTCACGCGTGAAATCAGTCTGAACATTCCGCTCGTGTCCGCCGCCATGGACACGGTGACGGAAAGCCGCCTGGCCATCGCCATGGCCCAGGCCGGCGGCATGGGCGTCCTGCACCGTAACCTCACCAATGAGGAGCAGGCCGACCAGGTGCGCGAGGTCAAGCGCTACGAAAGCGGCATGGTCATCAATCCGCTGACCATCCACCCCGACACGACCCTGGCCGAGATCCGCGAGATCAAGGCCCGCCGCAAGATCTCGGGCTTCCCGGTGGTCGAGCGCGGTTCGGGCAAGCTGGTCGGCATTCTCACGAACCGCGACATGCGCTTCGAAGGCGACGCCAACGTCCCGGCCTCGCAGCTGATGACCCGCGAGAACCTGATCACCGTCTCGGAAGGCGTGGATCACCGCGAAGCGCGCGAACTGCTGCGCAAGCACAAGATCGAGCGCCTGATCGTCGTCGACGACGCCTACCGCGCCGTCGGCCTGATCACCGTCAAGGACATCGAGAAGGCCCAGGCCCATCCGCTGGCCGCCAAGGACGACAAGGGCCGCCTGCTGGTCGGCGCGGCCTCGACCGTCGGCGACGCGGGCTTCGAACGCTCGATGGCGCTGGTGGACGCCGGCGTCGACGTCGTCGTCATCGACACGGCGCACGGCCACTCCAGCCAGGTCGCCGCCGCCGTGACCCGCCTGAAGCGTGAAGCCAATCGCGTCCAGATCGTCGCCGGCAACATCGCCACCTACGACGCCGCGCGCGCCCTGATCGACGCCGGCGCCGATGCGGTGAAGGTTGGTATCGGTCCTGGCTCGATCTGCACCACCCGCATCGTCGCGGGCGTGGGCGTGCCGCAGCTGACCGCGATCATGGAGGCCGTCCGCGCCGCCAAGGACAGCAACACGCCGGTCATCGCCGACGGCGGCATCAAGTACTCGGGCGACCTGGCCAAGGCCATCGCCGCCGGCGCCTCGACCGCCATGATGGGTTCCATGTTCGCCGGCACCGAAGAGGCGCCGGGCGAGGTGTTCCTGTACCAAGGGCGCTCGTACAAGAGCTATCGCGGCATGGGCTCGGTGGGCGCTATGGCGCGTGGCTCGGCCGATCGCTACTTCCAGAAGGAAGTCACCGACAACTTCAAGCTCGTGCCGGAAGGCATCGAGGGCCAGACGCCCTTCAAGGGGCCGATCTCGCCGGTGCTGCACCAGCTGGTCGGCGGCCTGCGGGCGGCCATGGGCTATCTCGGCGCGCCGACCATCCCCGAGCTGCAGAAGCGCGCCAGGTTCGTGCGCATCACGGGCGCGGGCCTGCGGGAAAGCCACGTCCACGACGTGATGATCACACGCGAGGCGCCTAACTATCCGAGCGCGGTCTAA